Proteins from a single region of Rosa rugosa unplaced genomic scaffold, drRosRugo1.1 SCAFFOLD_184, whole genome shotgun sequence:
- the LOC133724177 gene encoding protein SWEETIE-like isoform X2, producing the protein MGYSFSVCSITEHSAYLVELCLAYLYKVFQSTNAISLDNSLEDLISSIFVTAKSIVNCFQPKMQKQLVSAALAFLLIGYKGIREVPTDFCFSKLDEYFKYTSLLLIRFIDGEHFDNLIWQILFN; encoded by the exons AACACTCTGCTTATCTGGTGGAACTCTGTTTGGCGTACCTCTACAAAGTGTTTCAAAG TACCAATGCCATATCTCTGGATAACTCCTTGGAGGATTTGATATCCTCAATATTTGTCACAGCAAAATCCATTGTGAACTGTTTTCAACCAAAG ATGCAGAAGCAACTAGTATCTGCGGCATTGGCGTTTCTTTTAATTGGTTACAAGGGAATCAGAGAAGTCCCAACTGACTTCTGCTTCTCCAAACTTGATGAATATTTCAAGTACACGAGTCTCTTATTGATAAGATTTATTGATGGTGAGCATTTTGATAACCTGATCTGGCAAATTTTGTTCAACTAG